The proteins below are encoded in one region of Leptotrichia sp. oral taxon 218:
- a CDS encoding glycosyltransferase family A protein produces the protein MKFTIFTPTYNRKELLKKLYVSLQNQTFKDFEWLIVDDGSNDGTNELVKDFLKEKKLDIKYFFKENGGKQRAYNFALEKAQGELFICLDSDDKYQNYGLEIILKYLKKYENNKNLAGMGYLSTYPDGKIIGSAFPKDELIASQFEVYNKYGVTGDKGLIFFTKIIKKFPFPVFDGEKFVTEAVVYNRICRNYKMLYVNEKIEVKDYQKDGLTAKYNNLLLKNPKGQALYHNEINFEKLSFKQRLLNNAVYYKFCRFSNYSYLKSFKECNSKLFFVLGSFLGFIMWLKDKKNF, from the coding sequence ATGAAATTTACAATTTTTACACCGACTTACAACCGAAAAGAATTACTAAAAAAATTATATGTTTCATTGCAAAATCAGACTTTCAAAGATTTTGAATGGCTGATTGTCGACGATGGCTCAAATGATGGAACAAATGAACTTGTAAAAGATTTTTTAAAAGAAAAAAAACTCGATATAAAATATTTTTTTAAAGAAAATGGCGGAAAACAGAGGGCGTATAATTTTGCGCTGGAAAAAGCACAAGGAGAATTGTTTATCTGTCTTGATTCTGACGACAAATACCAAAATTATGGGCTTGAAATTATTTTAAAATATTTAAAAAAATATGAAAACAACAAAAATTTAGCTGGAATGGGCTATCTTTCAACTTATCCAGACGGAAAAATTATAGGAAGCGCTTTTCCAAAAGACGAATTAATCGCATCACAGTTTGAAGTTTATAACAAATACGGCGTAACAGGAGATAAAGGGCTTATATTTTTTACAAAAATTATAAAAAAATTTCCGTTTCCTGTATTTGACGGCGAAAAATTTGTAACTGAAGCTGTCGTTTATAACAGAATTTGCAGAAATTATAAAATGCTTTATGTCAATGAAAAAATTGAAGTCAAAGATTATCAAAAAGATGGATTAACGGCAAAATATAATAATTTGCTGCTAAAAAATCCAAAGGGACAAGCGCTTTATCATAACGAAATAAATTTTGAAAAATTATCTTTTAAGCAAAGGCTTTTAAATAACGCAGTTTATTATAAATTTTGCAGATTTTCAAATTATAGCTACTTAAAATCTTTTAAAGAGTGCAACAGCAAGTTATTTTTTGTTTTGGGAAGTTTTTTAGGATTTATTATGTGGCTGAAAGATAAAAAAAATTTTTAG
- the wzy gene encoding O-antigen polysaccharide polymerase Wzy, producing the protein MKRDKLLFLIFHIFVIAFVLFLKVAVHFENIKSDMKFLEVLLMFVYIYVFLTAKVYLDWLNSYMIFLYTTFLFNFTRIFLDVVNYREFGWATKFANFYFYYDVRIEIITIFLLVLLFTHLGFFIGIMNEEIYELKSSVTLQKNPIFENLGMFLFIISLPALAYKMLLQLKVILSAGYEAYYTGILKSVEYPVFTKGSGTIMTIGFLIFLISIPKKKKFLFVSALYLMVKLLDSFKGARAIFLTQLLFVMWYYAKVYGIKIKPKTMVKLTAFTVIFSQFLVSFRSKKIFSFDLINSICNFLFSQGVSYLVLGYTVNFKGKIVGAGPYPYILQGLFGFKPQSMDTLYMTNSLADRLTYELDPTAYLKGEGIGSNYIAEMYDLGYIWLIIISILLGIAIIKYEKYVVKNRFLLLTSYYFIPNLFYIPRGSFFGDGLIKNMALLVAVYAIVTSIDYMYKQIEKKRELERIKV; encoded by the coding sequence ATGAAAAGAGATAAACTGTTATTTTTAATATTTCATATATTTGTAATAGCTTTTGTGTTATTTTTAAAAGTGGCAGTACATTTTGAAAACATAAAGTCAGATATGAAATTTTTAGAAGTTTTGCTTATGTTTGTCTATATTTATGTATTTTTAACAGCAAAAGTTTATTTAGATTGGCTAAATTCCTATATGATTTTTTTGTACACCACATTTTTATTCAATTTTACGAGAATTTTTTTAGATGTTGTAAACTACCGTGAATTTGGCTGGGCAACAAAATTTGCCAATTTTTACTTTTATTACGATGTCCGAATAGAAATTATAACAATATTTTTGTTAGTTTTGCTATTTACACATCTAGGATTTTTTATTGGAATTATGAATGAAGAAATCTATGAATTAAAAAGCAGCGTAACACTTCAAAAAAATCCCATTTTTGAAAATTTAGGAATGTTCTTATTTATAATTTCATTACCCGCTCTAGCTTACAAGATGCTGCTTCAGTTAAAAGTAATTTTAAGTGCTGGATACGAAGCATATTACACAGGAATCTTAAAAAGTGTTGAATATCCCGTTTTTACAAAAGGAAGCGGAACAATAATGACAATCGGATTTTTAATATTTTTAATTTCTATTCCTAAAAAAAAGAAATTTTTATTCGTTTCAGCACTTTATTTAATGGTAAAATTATTGGATTCATTCAAAGGAGCAAGAGCGATTTTCTTAACGCAATTATTATTCGTTATGTGGTATTACGCAAAAGTTTATGGAATAAAGATAAAACCAAAGACAATGGTAAAATTAACGGCTTTTACAGTAATTTTTTCCCAATTTCTGGTCTCATTCAGAAGTAAAAAAATATTCAGTTTCGACTTAATAAATTCAATCTGCAACTTTTTATTCTCACAAGGAGTAAGTTACTTAGTTTTAGGATACACAGTCAATTTCAAAGGCAAAATTGTGGGTGCAGGTCCATATCCTTACATTTTACAAGGACTTTTTGGATTTAAGCCACAGTCAATGGACACGCTTTACATGACAAATTCATTAGCCGACAGATTGACATACGAGCTAGATCCCACAGCGTATTTAAAAGGAGAAGGAATAGGTTCAAACTATATCGCTGAAATGTACGATTTAGGATATATTTGGCTAATTATAATCTCAATTTTATTGGGAATCGCAATCATAAAATATGAAAAATATGTTGTAAAAAACAGATTTTTATTGCTTACAAGCTATTATTTCATCCCAAATTTATTTTACATTCCAAGAGGTTCATTCTTTGGAGATGGATTAATAAAAAATATGGCACTATTAGTGGCAGTTTATGCAATTGTTACAAGTATTGACTACATGTATAAGCAAATTGAGAAAAAAAGGGAATTGGAGAGAATTAAAGTTTAA
- a CDS encoding glycosyltransferase, whose amino-acid sequence MSEKKIIDKKIYYVWIGNAKKPEIFYKCLESWKKNLPDFEIIEINEKNFDMEKHLKKNRFFRECYEKKLWAYVSDYMRVHFMYENSGIYVDTDMEIIKDLTPILEGKISFFQNQKDKISKKMEFFIGYEDKKHISVGIFGTTKHNKILKEIMEFYEADIWKKPIWTIPKIFTYVFEKKYNLSEKRENILKDGEIIIFPKEYFYPYGYHEKYTEDCIKPETYGIHWWNDSWSSLSASLFLETKHLKGIKKIVKLSRIVARYWIKKK is encoded by the coding sequence ATGTCAGAAAAAAAAATTATAGATAAAAAAATATATTATGTCTGGATAGGAAATGCAAAAAAACCAGAGATTTTTTACAAATGCTTGGAATCTTGGAAAAAGAATTTGCCAGATTTTGAGATAATTGAGATTAACGAGAAAAATTTTGATATGGAAAAACATCTAAAAAAGAACAGATTTTTTCGTGAGTGTTATGAGAAAAAATTGTGGGCGTATGTTTCAGATTATATGAGAGTTCATTTTATGTATGAGAATTCAGGAATTTATGTGGACACAGATATGGAAATAATAAAAGATTTGACACCAATTTTGGAAGGAAAAATTTCTTTTTTTCAAAATCAAAAAGATAAAATTTCAAAAAAAATGGAATTTTTTATTGGTTACGAAGACAAAAAACACATAAGTGTCGGTATTTTTGGAACAACGAAACATAATAAAATTTTAAAAGAAATAATGGAGTTTTACGAAGCTGACATTTGGAAAAAGCCTATTTGGACGATTCCAAAGATTTTTACTTATGTTTTTGAGAAAAAATATAATTTGAGCGAAAAAAGAGAAAATATTTTAAAAGATGGAGAAATTATAATTTTTCCGAAAGAATATTTTTATCCATACGGTTATCACGAAAAATACACAGAAGATTGCATAAAACCTGAAACTTATGGAATTCATTGGTGGAATGACAGCTGGAGCAGCTTATCTGCAAGTCTTTTTTTGGAAACGAAACATTTGAAAGGAATAAAAAAGATTGTGAAGTTATCTAGGA